The Eubacterium maltosivorans genome includes the window TGTATTTATCCGCGATCTCCTTACGCAGCGCCAGGGTGTAGGTGTTGTTAAAGCCGTACATACCTACCCATTTAAGACCAAACTGTGCATCGTACTCGTCGGTCAGGGTATTCCACAGGGTCTCGTCATCTGGGTACTCGGTTTTTTTCAGGATGTTGTTCCAGGCTGTGCCAGTGTACTCGGGGTACAAATCAAAATCTCCCTTAATCAGCGCAGGGTGGATATTGCTGGTGCCGCCGCCCACACCTTTGGTGATCTCCACATTCAGGTCTGTGTTTTCCTGAATCAGGATGGACAGCATTTCTCCCAGGATCAGCTGTTCCGTCATGGGCTTGGTGGCGATCTTAACAGTGCCGCTTTCCTTCTGTCCGCCTGTACTGCACCCAGTGATCATGCTCACGCCAAGCACCAGCGCCAATGCCAGTGCTCCGATTTTTTTTGTTTTCTTTTTCATGCAATCAATCTCCTCTTTCTGTTGATTATTTTAACAATCAGCCCAATCCCAAAATCTAAGATCAGGGCCAAAAGTGCGATAAGAATACTTCCGGCCACGGTCATGGCCATGTTGCTGGTAGTAATCCCCCTGTAAATGGCGACCCCCAGTCCGCCAGCTCCGATGAAGGAGGCAATGCCAGTCAGGGCAATCGTCATCACCACCATGTTCCTGAACCCTGTCAGAATGACTGGAAGGGCCAGGGGTAGCTTGATCCTATAAAGAATCTGAAAATCTGTGCTGCCCATGCCCCGGGCTGCCTCGATCACTGCCGGGCTGATCCCGGTGATGCCGGTCACGGTGTTGCGCACCATGGGCAGCAGGGCGTACACGGTCAAGGCGATGATGGCCGTTGTGTTTCCAATGCCGGTAAAGGGGATCAAAAACCCAAGAAGGGCAATGGACGGGATGGTATAGATCACGTTGGTGGTTCCCAGAACAATGGGCGACACTCTGGGGTGCTCGCTCACGATTACCCCAAGCACCAGACCGATCACTGCCGCGATGGCAATGGCTGTGCCCGAGATCCGCAGGTGCTGAAGAGTCAGTTGTAAGAAAAAGTCCCCTCGTTCTGTATATAAACTCAATATTTCTTCTAGCAAAATTTCACTCCTTTATTCATTGCCGATTAATGATACCGCTATTATTATAACATAAAGAAAAACAATAAAAAACCGCCGCATTGCCGCGGCGGCTTTACAGTGTCTGCCTTAAGCAGACTGTGAATACAAAGCGATATCCAAATGATCAAGTGTAACGTCCTCGGGAAGCTTATCCTTCAGGTAATCCTTCAGCAGCACTTCCAGGTCATTGTCAAAATAATCTTCAATCTGATTGGTCTTCTTGTTAAAGATATGAACATGAAAACCCGTGCGCGCATCAAAACGCATAACTTCGTTATGATCGTGCAGCTTCAAGATCAATCCTTTTTCCTCGAACGTCTCAAGAATGTTATAGATGGTTCCAACAGACATGATGCTACCTTCATTTTTCAGTTTATCCATGAGCATCTCAGCGCTGGGATGTTCATCCGTTTCTGAAAGAACTTTTAATACGCTTATTCTCTGTGGCGTTGCTTTTAAACCCACACTCTTAATCCGTTCTCTGTATTCTTGTAAATCTGCATTCATCTTTAGAACCACTCCTAGATAATAATTGATGACATAATTATACTGAATCTCCCAAAATTTGTCAACCTTTGTTAACTTTTCTTTATAAAGATAAAGACTTTTTCCGAAAAAACAGCTCTCATTCCATACGCACCGTTTTTTATTCTAACATGTTTTTGATCATAAAGCATTAGGAATCTTGATGTATTTAAAAAAATACATCCTACGAACTACAGCTCGACAACGGTTACGCCAGAGCCTCCCTCGTTCGGTGCGCCCAGCCGGAAATCCTTGATCAGACTGTTATCTTTGAGATAGGCGTGTATGACCTGCCGCAGCTTGCCAGTGCCCTTACCGTGGACAATCATGAGCTGATGCGTTCCTGAGACCACCGCGTCGCTGATCATTTTGTCCACCAGATACAGGGATTCCTCCCCGTTTTTACCCCGAAGATCCAGCTTGGTGTCCATGGTATGGCGGTCTGCGCTTTTGTAGCTGATTTTCTTTTCCTTTGGCTTGGCAATGGCCTTGGATTTGGTCAGGTCAGCCAGCCCCACTTTCAGCTTCATATTATCAGTCTGGACCATGACACTGTTATCCTTTGGCATGATCTTAACCACCTCACCCTCCTTGTGGAGGCTCTTGACGTGGACCTTCATACCTGTTTTGATATCGTCGATATCCAGTTCCTCGTCCTCCTCGGGTCGGGCGATTTTATACATATCAAAAATATTCTTTTCCTGATTCTTAATCTTTCTTCTCAGGGCCTCCAGCTTTTTATTGTCCTTGACGCTCTGGGCAGTGGTTTCCTGAATATAGCGAATCTCCTTGTAGATTTCCTCAGTCTCCTGCCGCGTGTCCCGTACAATGGCGCTGGCCTCTTCCTGGGCACGCTCGATGATTTCAGCGCTCGCCGCCCTGGCTTTCTCCCGCTCATCTGCCATTTCAGCCTTCATGTCCTCGATCTGGCGTCTCAAGCGCAGGATTTCCTCATGCTCAGCCTCTGTCTTTTTCCGTTTTTCCTCAATTTTAATCAAAGTCTCCTCAAAACGGATGGCTTCATTTTCAATGAGCTTTTTGGACGCTTCGATGATGTCCTCACTCAGCCCCAACCGCCTGGCGATTTCGAAGGCGTTGGATTTTCCTGGCACACCAATGAGCAGCCTGAAGGTAGGGCGCAGCGTAGCCACGTCAAACTCGACCGATGCGTTGACCACCCCACGGGTAACCAGGGCGTATTCCTTGAGCTCGCTGTAATGTGTGGTAGACACGCTGGTCACGCCCCGCTCATGCAGGGTATTCAGGATTGAGATTGCCAGGGCAGCCCCCTCGGTGGGGTCAGTACCTGCGCCCAGCTCATCAAAGAGCACCAGCGCGTCGGCGTCGGCATTCCTCATAATGTCCACAATGTTGGTCATGTGGGAGGAGAAGGTGCTAAGACTTTGCTCAATGCTCTGTTCGTCACCGATGTCGGCGTAAATATTTTTGTATACCCGTGTGCCGCTTCCCTCTTTGACTGGGACAAACAGCCCAGACTGCACCATGAGGTTCAGCAAACCGATGGTTTTCAGGGTAACCGTCTTACCGCCTGTGTTGGGCCCGGTGATGATCATGGTGTCGATGTTCTCATCCATATAAATGTCCGAAGCCACCACCACCTTAGGGTCAATGAGAGGATGGCGTCCTTTGATGAAGTGGATTTTCCCCTCCTCACTCACACGGGTGAGCACACCGCCGATGGCCAGGCCGTATTTGCCCTTTGCGAACTGGAAATCCAGCTCCACCAACAGGTTGTAATCCTCGATAACCTCCTCTTTATAGTTCGCGACCTTTTCGGACAGCTCTTTGAGGATACGGATAATTTCCTTTTCCTCCTCAGCGGCCAGCACCTTGAGGTCGTTGTTGAGCTCTACCACAGCCAGAGGCTCGATATAAAGCGTGGCGCCGCTGGCCGACCGGTCCAGCACAATACCGGGAATCTGCCCACGGTACTCCTGCTTGACGGGCACTACGTACCGGTTGTTACGGATGGTGATGATACGCTCCTGCAGATACTTTTCGTTCTGCGACGCGGAAATAATACCGTTCAGCTTGTCGGAGATGCGTGTGTTCTTAAAGTTGATCTCCCTCCGAATACGTGAGAGCTCCCGTGAGGCGTTGTCTGCCATCTCGCCCTCTGACAGAATCTTATGGCTGATTTCCTTTTCCAGCTCCTCGCAGGGGGCCAGCAGGGTAAACAGATTTTTAAGCTGATCCAGTGTTTCGAGCTGGGTATCATTGTAATAATAGTTTTCCATATCTTTGACGATGCGCAGCAGAGACGCGACGGCCAGCAGCTCCTTCATGGAGAGCATGGCCCCGATGGATGCCCGATGCACATAGTCGCTGGTATTCTTAATTTCGGAAAGTGGCGGACGCCCGTTGCGCAGCATCATGTTAAGTGCTTCACCCGTAACGCCAAGAGCCCTTTCCACCTCGTAGACGGTCTCATAGGGAACCAGGGCGGCGGCCCGCTCCTTTGCCCCCTCGCTGACACAGTGTCCCTTGAGTATTTCAAGTATTTTAGGGTACTCCAGTACCTTCAGACTTCGTTTGTCCATTTTATCGCTATTCGACTCCTCGTTTAAAATTTCCTTTTGTATAGCGGACACCGGTGCGGCCGGGCACAGAACCAAAAACGCCGTTGTCCAGCGCGTTCCGGTAATAGCTTACCACATCCGCCAGTGCCTCATGCCCTTCGTCTGTGGCATAGATCCGCCATTTATCAATATACTTCTGGCGCTTCAGCTCCTCTTTTAAGAGAAGCACATCGCCGTTATAGATGTGAATAATATTGTCTGTATCCTTACGCAGCGGGAAAGCCGCGCCGCGCTCGTCGATCAAGGCTGCCCAGCCCCGGTATCTCCGGCAGTTTTCACACTGCTTGTCTGCGCAGTTATACACACAGTTAGCGCTTACCATGAGTTCTTGTCTGCCATATACGGGCAACACACAGCTAACGGCAGAACACTTCGCCAGCACTGCAGCTTCCGCGGCGCTCAGCTCCGGCGACAGCACGCCACCCTCCACCTGCCATTCTCTCAGCTGCTTCATAGACAGAGCATTAAGCAGATTAAAGGACTGGTCTGCCTCTTTGTAAACCGGCTTGCTCTGGAACAGGCTCAGCACCTCATAATTCTTTAAAAGTATGCCATCATGGTTCAGGCCGCAGAAGGCATCAAGATTAGACTTAAGCCGTGCGGACGCTGCGGTATCCATAATCCTCGGAAATGCGAGCAGCACCCGCTTCCCGCATTCATGGGCTCTGGCAATAGGCGCCTCACAGTCCTGGGGCCGGCTGAGGTCTTGTACCGGGAGCACTAGCTCATCCACCGCCAGGCCGCAGAGAGCCTGAAAGCCGGCCTTGTCAGCCGGTTCCAGCGACAAAAGAGGCCTTTGCACCTCTGGCTTGGCTGGCAGCTCGCGGTCTAATGAAAAGACCACCGGCGTGGGTTTTTCTTCTGCCTGTTCTGCGTCCAAAGCCTCCAATATCTCCCGGCGCAGTGCGTTCAGCTCGCCCTTTGATAAGAAGATTCCCGGCTCGATGTCTGCGTCCAGACCGCCAAACTGGTAGCCTGTACCACCCAGCCGTTCAAATTGCCCAGACAGTGTCTCGCAGGTCAGAGGAAGGTTCTGGGCTGCTGCAGGCGTGATGTCTGAGACTCGGGTCACCACCTGTTCTCCCGCTTCAGCGGTAACCTCTGCCGGCGCGCCGAGGGCCAGTTTCAGCCTGAAGCACACCGTCTGCTGTCCGGCAGGCTTTGCCGACTGGCTTTCACTTTTCAGCCGCCTTGTCAGTCGCGCGTCGTGATTACGGTAGACCGGGGTGCCGGCAGGCACCCTAAACCGGCTCGGCACCTTAACCTTTATACCCGGTTTTTCTGAAGCTAACGGACGGCCTTTTAAATCGAAAAGCGAGTCGATCCGCATCCCTTTTTCAGAGTCCTCACCAAAGGACAAACCATCGCCTTTGGAAAAGGCCGTATCCGGCAGCGCCTCAATCAAAAGCCTGCCGTTCTCACAGCCAATG containing:
- a CDS encoding ABC transporter permease encodes the protein MLEEILSLYTERGDFFLQLTLQHLRISGTAIAIAAVIGLVLGVIVSEHPRVSPIVLGTTNVIYTIPSIALLGFLIPFTGIGNTTAIIALTVYALLPMVRNTVTGITGISPAVIEAARGMGSTDFQILYRIKLPLALPVILTGFRNMVVMTIALTGIASFIGAGGLGVAIYRGITTSNMAMTVAGSILIALLALILDFGIGLIVKIINRKRRLIA
- a CDS encoding U32 family peptidase, which produces MYKIPELLAPAGTLECIRAAINGGADAVYFGGKAFNARRNAGNMDEKEMTEAVALCRQYGVKVYVTLNILIKDEEFEDLVKDLNFLAGLDIDGLIVQDLGLIFLLQKYFPDFRLQTSTQGSVYGLEGALFFERLGFMRVVLPREMPISEAAMIAEKTKVELKIFCHGALCYAYSGQCLMSSMIGGRSGNRGLCAQPCRKKYQLRDADNRLIKEGYLLSMSDLNIKERLDEVAQAGIDSLKIEGRMKSPEYVYAVTRAYRETLDAVDGEGKTPSITEKELAQVFNRSFTDGRLFGDMQVINDVVGRNRGILAGHVIGCENGRLLIEALPDTAFSKGDGLSFGEDSEKGMRIDSLFDLKGRPLASEKPGIKVKVPSRFRVPAGTPVYRNHDARLTRRLKSESQSAKPAGQQTVCFRLKLALGAPAEVTAEAGEQVVTRVSDITPAAAQNLPLTCETLSGQFERLGGTGYQFGGLDADIEPGIFLSKGELNALRREILEALDAEQAEEKPTPVVFSLDRELPAKPEVQRPLLSLEPADKAGFQALCGLAVDELVLPVQDLSRPQDCEAPIARAHECGKRVLLAFPRIMDTAASARLKSNLDAFCGLNHDGILLKNYEVLSLFQSKPVYKEADQSFNLLNALSMKQLREWQVEGGVLSPELSAAEAAVLAKCSAVSCVLPVYGRQELMVSANCVYNCADKQCENCRRYRGWAALIDERGAAFPLRKDTDNIIHIYNGDVLLLKEELKRQKYIDKWRIYATDEGHEALADVVSYYRNALDNGVFGSVPGRTGVRYTKGNFKRGVE
- a CDS encoding Fur family transcriptional regulator translates to MNADLQEYRERIKSVGLKATPQRISVLKVLSETDEHPSAEMLMDKLKNEGSIMSVGTIYNILETFEEKGLILKLHDHNEVMRFDARTGFHVHIFNKKTNQIEDYFDNDLEVLLKDYLKDKLPEDVTLDHLDIALYSQSA
- a CDS encoding endonuclease MutS2, whose amino-acid sequence is MDKRSLKVLEYPKILEILKGHCVSEGAKERAAALVPYETVYEVERALGVTGEALNMMLRNGRPPLSEIKNTSDYVHRASIGAMLSMKELLAVASLLRIVKDMENYYYNDTQLETLDQLKNLFTLLAPCEELEKEISHKILSEGEMADNASRELSRIRREINFKNTRISDKLNGIISASQNEKYLQERIITIRNNRYVVPVKQEYRGQIPGIVLDRSASGATLYIEPLAVVELNNDLKVLAAEEEKEIIRILKELSEKVANYKEEVIEDYNLLVELDFQFAKGKYGLAIGGVLTRVSEEGKIHFIKGRHPLIDPKVVVASDIYMDENIDTMIITGPNTGGKTVTLKTIGLLNLMVQSGLFVPVKEGSGTRVYKNIYADIGDEQSIEQSLSTFSSHMTNIVDIMRNADADALVLFDELGAGTDPTEGAALAISILNTLHERGVTSVSTTHYSELKEYALVTRGVVNASVEFDVATLRPTFRLLIGVPGKSNAFEIARRLGLSEDIIEASKKLIENEAIRFEETLIKIEEKRKKTEAEHEEILRLRRQIEDMKAEMADEREKARAASAEIIERAQEEASAIVRDTRQETEEIYKEIRYIQETTAQSVKDNKKLEALRRKIKNQEKNIFDMYKIARPEEDEELDIDDIKTGMKVHVKSLHKEGEVVKIMPKDNSVMVQTDNMKLKVGLADLTKSKAIAKPKEKKISYKSADRHTMDTKLDLRGKNGEESLYLVDKMISDAVVSGTHQLMIVHGKGTGKLRQVIHAYLKDNSLIKDFRLGAPNEGGSGVTVVEL